TGGTGCAAACCAAGCTAAATAGACGAAATTGTAGAACATTAAAATACCCGCAGCAGTTAAAATTGTTCCTCCGACAGCTACTGTGATGTGACTGACAAAGATTCCTTGAAACCATTCTAATGCTTGAGGAGCATCTTGATAGGTTGTATAGCCTGTTCGCCTCGGTGCTCCAAACAGTCCGAGGATGTGCATAGCACCTGACATTAAAAACATTCCGATTGACCACATCCATGTTGTTACGATACCGGAGCGGTTCATAGATTTAGTTAATTTTCGTCCGGTGACAACAGGAATGAGCCAGAACGCCAAACCGAGGAAAGTTAACACTACTGTTGTTCCTACAGTAAGGTGAAAGTGTCCTACTACCCATAATGTGTTATGGATGACTGCATTTAATTGAAAGCTAGCATTAATTAAACCACCGGCACCGGCAGGGATGAAGAAAAGCATTCCCATAAACGGAGCGAAAAATCGCACATCATTCCAAGGGAGCTTTTTAAGCCAGCTAAAGACCCCTTTACCACCTTTTTCTCGACCTGTTTGTTCAAATGTAGCAAAAATAGAAAAGGCCGTTAATAAAGATGGGACTACCACCACGAATGTCAACACAGTTTGAATGTACTTCCAAAACTCTGAAATACCTGCTTCCATTAATTGATGGTGAAAGCCAACAGGGATTGAAAAAAGTAAAAATAACACGAAAGCAAGACGAGCAAGTGAACCACTGAATAATCGGCCGCCAATGACTTTAGGAACAACGAGATACCATACCATATAAGCTGGCATAATCCAGAAGTAAACAAGAGGATGACCAAAGTACCAAAAAAGTGTACGACTCAACAACACGTTGATCTCATCAGTCATGCCCAGTGCCCATGGAAGCATTTGTCCAAGGACAGTGGCAGCGACACCTAGGCCGGCTACGATCCACAAAATAATAGTAGCTGTGGCCATGAAACCAAATAATGGTGTTGGTTCACCAGGATGTTGCTTTTTCCATTTGAAATAATGGATCATGATGCTTACGCCAGAAATCCAGGTCCCTACAATAAAGAGAGTTAAACCAATATAAAAAATATAATGAGCTTGCAATGGTGCATAAAAAGTATATAAGACCGATGCTTCATTAGCGAGTATCATAGTAGCTGCCATGGCGGTACCTATCGTTGTTAAGATAAATCCTATCCATCCAGATTTTCTTAGCCTGTCAGAAAAGGCGCCATGGGTTTTGCTCATACCGGCAAAAAAGAATCCAAAAATAATATAAGTAGTAAAAACGAGTGCAAGTAGGACGCCGTGAGCGGTTAAAATTTGATAATAAGTGAGCCAGCTAGGTAGTTCAATGAGACCGCCTCTGGCCAAACCTTGCAAAAGGCCTCCGATGATACCGAGAAGAAAGGCAAAAAAAGCGACCACAATGTGTACGAAAGAAAGCTTAGCATCTTTAGGATCTAACTGTATGTCTAAGTCATGTGAAACATTTTTTAATGCTAAATTCGATTGAGTCATTATGGTGTCACCTCGATTTTCATTTGCATATAATGATGGCCTGTACCGCAATATTCGTTACATAGAACCAAATACTCCCCAGGTTCATCGAACGTATACTCAGCCATATTGACATGGCCAGGTGTAATCATCATATTGACATTTGTGCCTGGGATGGTGAAACTATGAACGACATCTTGGCTCGTCACCTCGAAAATAACGGTGGACCCTACAGGGACCTCAATTGTATCTGGACTATAACCGAATGCCATTGCAATCAAGCGAGCTCTATACGTGTCCTCATTAATTTGTTCTAGTCCTGGTTCTGAGAAAACGCTTTCTTCGAGATTCTGTGAATCGATTGAAGCCATATGACTTGGTGGCTGGTGGCCAAAAGCAAAGGCGGCAACACCGAGTACAACTAAAAATAGGACGAGTGACCCGATACCGAACACAAGCCAAATTTTTTCATATTTGTGTAAATGCATAGAATAAAGACCCCCTTAGTTAAATCCTTCCTACAAATAAATAAAAGATTGCAAACCACGTTATGAGAATGAAGGACCCAATAGACAAAACGAAAATGAGTGTCCCTTTTAGTGACGTTTCTTGTTCTGTTGCTGGTAATGTTTTTTTATCTTTTTCTAATCCAGCCTGCCCCATATAATCTCCCCCTCTCAAAATCAATTCGCTATGCATTTCTA
The genomic region above belongs to Bacillus sp. A301a_S52 and contains:
- a CDS encoding b(o/a)3-type cytochrome-c oxidase subunit 1 gives rise to the protein MTQSNLALKNVSHDLDIQLDPKDAKLSFVHIVVAFFAFLLGIIGGLLQGLARGGLIELPSWLTYYQILTAHGVLLALVFTTYIIFGFFFAGMSKTHGAFSDRLRKSGWIGFILTTIGTAMAATMILANEASVLYTFYAPLQAHYIFYIGLTLFIVGTWISGVSIMIHYFKWKKQHPGEPTPLFGFMATATIILWIVAGLGVAATVLGQMLPWALGMTDEINVLLSRTLFWYFGHPLVYFWIMPAYMVWYLVVPKVIGGRLFSGSLARLAFVLFLLFSIPVGFHHQLMEAGISEFWKYIQTVLTFVVVVPSLLTAFSIFATFEQTGREKGGKGVFSWLKKLPWNDVRFFAPFMGMLFFIPAGAGGLINASFQLNAVIHNTLWVVGHFHLTVGTTVVLTFLGLAFWLIPVVTGRKLTKSMNRSGIVTTWMWSIGMFLMSGAMHILGLFGAPRRTGYTTYQDAPQALEWFQGIFVSHITVAVGGTILTAAGILMFYNFVYLAWFAPKGHTEFPMTPPPADTPHTPAILENWKLWIGIAVVLILFAYTIPIYDMINNAPPGSPGFNNIIK
- a CDS encoding cupredoxin domain-containing protein encodes the protein MHLHKYEKIWLVFGIGSLVLFLVVLGVAAFAFGHQPPSHMASIDSQNLEESVFSEPGLEQINEDTYRARLIAMAFGYSPDTIEVPVGSTVIFEVTSQDVVHSFTIPGTNVNMMITPGHVNMAEYTFDEPGEYLVLCNEYCGTGHHYMQMKIEVTP
- a CDS encoding cytochrome c oxidase subunit 2A; the protein is MGQAGLEKDKKTLPATEQETSLKGTLIFVLSIGSFILITWFAIFYLFVGRI